The following are encoded together in the Vibrio splendidus genome:
- a CDS encoding M15 family metallopeptidase, translated as MTPEQLTGQSDSHLEPSLIGTKTFLVHSNVKDDLNSLIEAAQLAGFKMEIASGFRNYERQSRIWNRKFSGEAPILDSESQPLDASTLSEHQKLSAILRWSALPGASRHHWGCDFDVFARNHLPEGTQLQLEPWEYLTGHQQAFYQWLYANASQFGFFFPYSQDLGGVAIEPWHISHRKVSELCLSQLSPSLLGKQLQSKPILGYEIIMEQLDEIYARFVANISH; from the coding sequence ATGACACCAGAGCAGCTTACCGGACAATCAGATTCTCATCTGGAACCTAGCCTGATTGGCACCAAGACATTCTTGGTTCACAGTAATGTCAAAGATGACCTAAACAGTTTGATTGAAGCTGCTCAACTCGCTGGCTTTAAAATGGAGATTGCCAGTGGCTTTCGCAACTATGAAAGGCAATCTCGGATTTGGAACCGTAAGTTTTCTGGTGAAGCACCAATATTAGACTCAGAAAGCCAACCACTTGATGCATCAACACTTAGTGAACATCAAAAGTTGTCAGCGATACTGAGGTGGTCTGCACTGCCTGGGGCGAGTCGTCACCATTGGGGATGTGACTTTGATGTATTTGCTCGTAATCACTTACCTGAAGGCACACAGCTGCAACTGGAACCATGGGAATACCTTACTGGCCACCAGCAAGCGTTTTACCAATGGCTTTATGCCAATGCATCTCAATTTGGGTTCTTCTTTCCGTACAGCCAAGACCTCGGCGGTGTGGCGATAGAACCATGGCATATCAGCCATCGAAAAGTATCGGAGTTGTGTTTATCACAGTTATCTCCCTCTTTACTTGGCAAGCAACTCCAATCTAAGCCAATATTAGGGTATGAGATTATTATGGAGCAGCTAGACGAGATCTATGCGCGCTTCGTGGCGAATATCAGTCATTAG
- a CDS encoding DUF2897 family protein, producing the protein MLEWLTNPWVIIIIVVSVVVGNIAALKQTANMDLTGRNKTEKDLDKLNQLDKQNQEKAQKDESTDNKDA; encoded by the coding sequence ATGTTGGAGTGGCTTACAAACCCTTGGGTGATCATCATCATCGTGGTTAGTGTGGTGGTGGGTAATATTGCTGCGCTCAAACAGACCGCCAATATGGATCTGACTGGTCGTAACAAAACAGAGAAAGACTTAGACAAGCTCAATCAATTGGATAAACAGAACCAAGAGAAAGCTCAAAAAGATGAGTCTACGGACAACAAAGACGCTTAA
- the bamC gene encoding outer membrane protein assembly factor BamC, whose amino-acid sequence MKYSHQLVIGSLAVFVLTACSGSPTQRRQAKDDFEYLETPEFSQWQLPEDAQPQFYPNFDIPSGEFSGGTGREVDIRPPQQVLELIPGARSERQNGEVTLWLLRAEEADRVWQTAVDMLAQRGIGIREQSENDIETDWVTWVSEDEEVEIGSRYSISRFQANNRHGFKINLIDWREGSEEKPVSATNKERYNAFLTNLVMAKYDENLRAEAALKAQELVKRIPISMGADRSGFPVIIARTPYNVLWQRLPTLLPTMGFELEERNQSQGTVKAKYAAPDDEFWETIGLQPIDLAPGTYTFLFGDLGNRTSINVTDASGKPVEEELLKSMVPVLAHVADQTKDDKEADAE is encoded by the coding sequence ATGAAGTATTCTCACCAGCTAGTGATTGGATCACTGGCTGTTTTCGTTCTTACAGCATGTTCTGGCAGCCCGACTCAACGTCGCCAAGCCAAAGATGATTTCGAATACTTAGAAACACCTGAGTTTTCACAATGGCAGCTGCCTGAAGATGCTCAACCTCAGTTCTATCCAAATTTTGACATCCCAAGCGGTGAGTTCAGTGGTGGTACAGGCCGTGAAGTGGATATTCGTCCGCCGCAACAGGTTCTTGAGCTGATCCCAGGTGCTCGATCTGAGCGTCAGAATGGTGAAGTGACACTATGGCTTCTTCGTGCTGAAGAAGCAGACCGCGTGTGGCAAACGGCTGTAGATATGCTGGCACAACGTGGCATTGGTATTCGTGAACAGTCAGAAAACGATATTGAGACCGATTGGGTTACTTGGGTTTCTGAAGATGAAGAAGTAGAGATCGGCAGTCGTTACTCTATCTCTCGTTTCCAAGCGAACAACCGCCATGGCTTCAAGATCAACCTTATCGATTGGCGTGAAGGCTCTGAAGAGAAGCCGGTATCGGCAACCAATAAGGAGCGTTACAACGCGTTCTTAACGAATCTAGTGATGGCTAAGTACGATGAAAACCTTCGTGCTGAAGCAGCGTTGAAAGCGCAAGAGTTGGTTAAACGCATTCCAATCTCAATGGGTGCTGACCGCAGTGGCTTCCCTGTGATCATTGCTCGTACTCCATACAATGTATTGTGGCAGCGTTTGCCTACCTTGCTACCGACGATGGGCTTTGAGCTTGAAGAGCGTAACCAGTCTCAAGGTACTGTAAAAGCTAAGTATGCTGCGCCAGATGATGAATTCTGGGAAACAATTGGCCTACAACCCATTGATTTGGCTCCAGGCACTTACACCTTCTTGTTTGGTGATCTTGGTAACCGTACGTCAATTAACGTAACGGATGCATCAGGTAAGCCAGTAGAAGAAGAGCTACTGAAGTCAATGGTACCGGTATTAGCACATGTTGCTGACCAAACCAAAGATGACAAAGAAGCTGATGCAGAGTAA
- the dapA gene encoding 4-hydroxy-tetrahydrodipicolinate synthase, giving the protein MFSGSIVALVTPFNTDGEVDFDSLKKLVEHHVAAGSDGLVAVGTTGESSTLTIEEHVKVVNKIVEFADGRIPVIAGTGANATHESVLFSRLLNGSGIAGCLSVTPYYNKPTQEGLYQHYKAIAEVSDVPQILYNVPGRTAVDLLPETVARLAEIENIVALKDATGDLDRIAIHRELCGEDFILLSGDDLTGLEFVKRGGDGVISVTNNVAAADMATMFKLAKEGKFEEAEAINERLMPLHKNLFVESNPIPVKWAVHKMGLIAEGGLRLPLTELSKPAQPVVAQAMTEACIY; this is encoded by the coding sequence ATGTTTTCAGGAAGTATCGTTGCGCTAGTTACGCCATTTAATACAGATGGTGAAGTGGATTTCGACAGCCTTAAAAAGTTAGTTGAGCACCATGTTGCTGCAGGTAGTGATGGTCTGGTTGCGGTTGGCACAACAGGTGAGTCTTCAACACTCACTATTGAAGAGCATGTCAAAGTCGTCAATAAGATCGTTGAATTTGCTGATGGTCGTATTCCCGTTATCGCTGGTACAGGTGCAAATGCAACTCACGAATCTGTTCTATTCAGCCGTTTGCTGAATGGTTCTGGTATTGCTGGTTGCCTGAGCGTAACGCCTTACTACAACAAACCGACTCAAGAAGGTTTGTACCAACACTACAAAGCGATTGCTGAAGTCAGTGACGTTCCACAAATCCTATACAATGTACCAGGTCGTACTGCTGTAGACTTGTTACCTGAAACGGTTGCTCGCCTTGCTGAGATCGAAAACATCGTTGCACTTAAAGATGCGACGGGTGATCTCGACAGAATTGCAATTCACCGTGAACTTTGTGGCGAAGATTTTATCTTACTAAGTGGTGATGACTTAACAGGTCTAGAATTTGTTAAGCGTGGTGGCGATGGCGTGATCTCTGTAACAAACAATGTTGCAGCCGCTGATATGGCAACCATGTTCAAGTTAGCGAAAGAAGGCAAGTTTGAAGAAGCAGAAGCGATCAATGAGCGTTTGATGCCTCTACATAAGAATTTGTTCGTTGAGTCCAACCCTATTCCCGTAAAATGGGCGGTTCATAAAATGGGTCTGATTGCTGAAGGTGGCTTACGTCTACCGTTGACTGAATTGTCAAAGCCAGCTCAACCCGTTGTTGCTCAAGCAATGACTGAAGCGTGCATTTACTAA
- a CDS encoding glycine cleavage system transcriptional repressor — MTQHLVITAVGTDRPGVCNQVVHLVTQSGCNIIDSRIALFGEEFTLIMLLSGKANNITRVETTLPLLGQEHDLITIMKRTSTHDVIENSYTVEVFVESDDKIGLTEQFTQFFADRNIGLDSLSARTINKSKVQLDNDQFHISITASVQSECNLMQLQEEFDALCQSLSVQGSLNFIKNSF, encoded by the coding sequence ATGACTCAACATCTAGTAATCACAGCTGTGGGCACAGATCGCCCAGGTGTATGCAACCAAGTGGTTCATTTAGTCACCCAATCAGGCTGTAACATTATTGATAGCCGTATCGCTCTATTTGGCGAAGAATTTACGCTTATCATGCTGCTGTCTGGAAAGGCAAACAACATCACCCGCGTTGAAACCACCCTGCCCTTGCTTGGACAAGAGCACGACTTGATTACGATTATGAAGCGAACCTCAACTCATGATGTTATTGAGAACTCTTACACAGTAGAGGTGTTCGTTGAGTCAGACGATAAAATCGGCCTTACCGAGCAGTTTACCCAGTTCTTCGCAGACCGAAACATCGGCCTCGATTCGCTGAGCGCCCGAACCATCAATAAATCTAAAGTTCAGCTCGATAACGACCAATTCCATATCTCTATTACCGCTTCTGTGCAATCAGAATGTAATTTGATGCAGCTACAAGAAGAATTCGACGCGCTGTGTCAGAGCCTATCCGTACAAGGCTCGCTCAACTTTATCAAAAACAGTTTTTAA
- the bcp gene encoding thioredoxin-dependent thiol peroxidase, whose amino-acid sequence MNTLTAGVPAPAFSLPDQDGNIVSLGDFKGKKVLFYFYPKAMTPGCIVQAEGLRDIKAQLDDLNVVVLGVSVDPVKRLPNFVEKKSLNFTLLSDEDHSVAEQFGVWGEKKFMGKVYDGLHRISFLIDEEGQIEHVFNKFKTKTHHEVVLDYFNPEA is encoded by the coding sequence ATGAATACGCTAACGGCTGGTGTTCCAGCACCTGCTTTTTCTCTTCCTGATCAAGATGGCAATATCGTATCTCTTGGTGACTTCAAAGGTAAAAAAGTCCTGTTCTATTTTTACCCAAAAGCAATGACTCCAGGTTGTATTGTGCAAGCTGAAGGCCTGCGTGATATCAAAGCACAACTTGATGACCTAAATGTGGTTGTTTTAGGTGTGAGTGTTGATCCAGTAAAACGCCTACCAAATTTCGTCGAGAAGAAATCTCTAAACTTCACACTGCTATCTGATGAAGATCACAGCGTTGCTGAACAGTTTGGCGTTTGGGGAGAGAAGAAATTCATGGGCAAAGTGTACGACGGTCTGCACCGTATTAGCTTCCTAATTGATGAAGAAGGTCAGATTGAACACGTCTTCAACAAGTTCAAGACTAAGACTCACCACGAAGTGGTTCTAGACTACTTCAATCCAGAAGCTTAA
- a CDS encoding AI-2E family transporter: MLEMVNRWYKRRFSDPHAVSLVAIILFGFITIYFFGHLIAPLLVAIVLAYLLEWPVTQLQRLGVPRTPSVMLVIMMFFSLMLLALFGLVPTIWEQVGNLINDIPSMYGGLQKFIATIPERYPELANLQIVESIVSNAKNKALGFGESVVKGSLASLVSLATLAVYLILVPLLIFFLLKDKEEMISMASGVLPKNRRLATKVWVEMNQQISNYIRGKVLEILIVGGVSYVTFAILDLRYSALLAVAVGFSVLIPYIGAAAVTVPVAIVGLFQWGLEPQFYWLLLAYGIIQALDGNVLVPVLFSEAVNLHPVAIIVAVLVFGGLWGFWGVFFAIPLATLVKAVWNALPSHALDDDPEHQS; the protein is encoded by the coding sequence ATGCTTGAAATGGTCAATCGTTGGTATAAACGACGTTTCTCTGATCCCCATGCTGTCAGTTTGGTTGCCATCATTCTCTTCGGCTTTATTACGATCTACTTCTTTGGTCATCTCATCGCGCCATTGTTGGTGGCTATTGTATTGGCTTATTTACTTGAGTGGCCGGTTACCCAACTCCAAAGACTTGGTGTTCCAAGAACGCCATCGGTGATGCTAGTCATCATGATGTTCTTTAGCCTGATGTTGCTGGCGCTGTTTGGTTTAGTGCCGACCATTTGGGAGCAAGTGGGTAATCTCATCAATGATATTCCAAGTATGTATGGCGGCTTACAGAAGTTCATCGCGACCATTCCTGAGCGCTATCCTGAGTTAGCAAACTTGCAGATCGTTGAATCGATTGTGTCTAACGCGAAAAACAAAGCATTAGGTTTTGGTGAAAGTGTTGTTAAAGGTTCTTTAGCTTCCCTTGTGAGCTTGGCTACGCTTGCGGTTTACTTGATTCTTGTGCCGCTGCTTATCTTCTTCTTACTAAAAGATAAAGAAGAGATGATCAGCATGGCGAGTGGTGTGTTGCCTAAAAACCGTCGTCTAGCGACCAAGGTTTGGGTTGAGATGAACCAACAAATCTCGAACTATATTCGCGGCAAGGTGCTTGAGATCTTGATCGTCGGTGGTGTCAGCTACGTGACCTTTGCGATTCTAGATTTACGTTATTCAGCTCTGCTGGCTGTCGCGGTGGGCTTCTCGGTACTGATTCCTTATATCGGTGCGGCGGCTGTGACCGTTCCTGTCGCGATTGTCGGTTTGTTCCAGTGGGGATTAGAACCTCAGTTTTACTGGCTGTTACTTGCTTACGGTATTATCCAAGCGCTAGATGGCAACGTGCTCGTTCCGGTTCTGTTCTCTGAAGCCGTGAACCTACACCCAGTAGCGATTATTGTAGCGGTATTGGTGTTTGGCGGACTGTGGGGATTCTGGGGCGTGTTCTTTGCTATCCCGCTTGCTACGCTGGTGAAAGCGGTTTGGAATGCTTTACCGAGTCATGCTCTCGACGATGACCCTGAGCATCAATCGTAA
- a CDS encoding sulfurtransferase TusA family protein, whose amino-acid sequence MTPNILDLRQERCPMALLLAKRHSVKLEVGQSLSIYVSDNSSMKDIVTFLSKQAYDVITEVCSNYYHLLVTKKELQSDA is encoded by the coding sequence ATGACACCTAATATTCTAGATTTACGCCAAGAGCGCTGTCCAATGGCACTATTATTAGCCAAGCGTCACAGTGTAAAGTTAGAAGTAGGGCAATCATTGTCAATTTATGTCTCTGATAACAGCTCAATGAAAGATATTGTTACTTTTTTGTCTAAGCAAGCCTATGACGTCATCACTGAGGTTTGCTCTAATTACTATCATCTCCTCGTCACTAAAAAGGAATTGCAGTCAGATGCTTGA
- the bepA gene encoding beta-barrel assembly-enhancing protease: protein MFKRARSIACLCIAATLSTPTLANTNSLELPDIGTAAGGTLTIDQELIYGDAYMRIIRSSQPIVNDPVLNQYIDTLGHRLVASANDVKTPFQFFMIRDRNINAFAFFGGYVALHSGLFLHAQSESELASVLAHEIAHVTQRHLARSMEDQARRSPATIAALAASVLLAIAAPEAGIAALTATTAGNMQSQINYTRSNEKEADRFGINTLAKAGFDVNAMPRFFGRLADEYRYASTPPPMLLTHPLPEDRITDSRARARSYPPLKLAPSLDYHLARARIVARYAGINNDAALDWFERKLKKAPKALVPSLEYGQALVYLDSKKLDKAEPILTKLINSDPTNLFYLDAISDLHIEQKKPEIAIKELESALVRQPNNPVLTINYANALIENEDLQEAVRVLQRYTHDNPNDTNGWHLLSKVNTSLGNSDEELAARAEILALQANWNKAIQYYTQASQIAELGSLKQARYDARIDQLMIQRERFLSLQ from the coding sequence ATGTTTAAACGCGCTCGCTCAATCGCTTGCTTATGCATCGCAGCTACATTAAGCACCCCAACGTTGGCGAATACCAACAGTTTGGAGCTACCCGATATCGGCACCGCTGCTGGCGGCACCCTCACTATCGACCAAGAACTTATCTATGGTGATGCCTACATGCGCATCATCAGAAGCAGCCAGCCTATCGTAAACGACCCGGTTCTCAACCAGTACATTGATACGCTTGGCCATCGTCTTGTCGCAAGCGCGAATGATGTCAAGACACCTTTCCAGTTCTTTATGATCCGAGACCGCAACATCAACGCCTTTGCATTCTTTGGTGGTTATGTTGCTTTGCACTCAGGTCTGTTCCTGCATGCACAATCTGAAAGTGAGTTGGCTTCAGTATTAGCGCACGAAATCGCGCACGTTACCCAACGTCACTTAGCGCGTAGTATGGAAGATCAAGCGCGTCGTTCTCCAGCAACCATCGCAGCGCTAGCAGCCTCTGTATTATTGGCCATTGCAGCACCTGAAGCAGGTATCGCAGCTCTAACTGCCACAACCGCTGGTAACATGCAGAGCCAGATCAACTACACCCGTAGTAATGAAAAAGAAGCTGACCGCTTTGGTATCAATACACTGGCGAAAGCAGGGTTCGATGTGAATGCGATGCCGCGTTTCTTCGGTCGTTTGGCTGATGAATACCGCTATGCAAGCACACCACCCCCAATGTTGCTGACTCACCCATTACCAGAAGATCGAATCACCGATTCACGCGCTCGCGCTCGCAGCTATCCGCCACTTAAACTGGCTCCATCACTGGATTACCATCTAGCAAGAGCTCGCATTGTCGCGCGCTATGCCGGCATTAATAATGATGCTGCTCTAGATTGGTTTGAACGTAAGCTGAAGAAAGCACCTAAAGCCTTGGTTCCATCATTAGAGTATGGCCAAGCACTGGTTTACTTAGATTCTAAAAAATTAGATAAAGCAGAGCCGATTCTGACCAAGCTCATCAACAGCGATCCAACCAACCTGTTTTATCTAGATGCCATTTCAGACCTCCATATTGAACAGAAAAAGCCTGAGATTGCGATTAAAGAACTCGAATCAGCACTGGTTCGCCAACCAAACAACCCTGTTCTAACCATTAACTACGCTAATGCGCTGATTGAAAATGAAGACCTACAGGAAGCCGTTCGCGTGTTGCAACGTTACACGCACGATAACCCGAACGACACCAACGGCTGGCACCTACTTTCAAAAGTAAATACAAGCCTTGGTAATAGCGACGAAGAACTGGCTGCTCGTGCAGAGATCTTGGCACTGCAAGCCAACTGGAACAAAGCGATTCAGTACTATACGCAGGCTAGCCAAATCGCAGAGCTCGGCAGCCTAAAACAAGCACGTTACGACGCCCGAATTGATCAACTAATGATTCAGCGTGAACGCTTCTTGTCGTTACAGTAA
- the arsC gene encoding arsenate reductase (glutaredoxin) (This arsenate reductase requires both glutathione and glutaredoxin to convert arsenate to arsenite, after which the efflux transporter formed by ArsA and ArsB can extrude the arsenite from the cell, providing resistance.), whose protein sequence is MSVVIYHNPRCSKSRQTLELLEANGVQPEVIKYLDTPLTIEQLKVLFTQLGFDSVREMMRTKEADYKEANLGDASVTDEDLFSAMATNPKLFERPVVVANNKAKIGRPPEQVLEIL, encoded by the coding sequence ATGTCCGTCGTGATTTATCATAACCCACGCTGCTCAAAGAGCCGTCAAACTCTCGAACTGCTTGAAGCAAACGGCGTACAGCCAGAAGTTATCAAATACCTAGATACGCCTTTAACTATCGAGCAGCTTAAAGTGCTTTTCACGCAGCTTGGTTTTGACAGTGTTCGCGAAATGATGCGCACCAAAGAAGCGGATTACAAAGAGGCAAATCTTGGCGATGCATCGGTTACCGATGAAGATCTATTCTCAGCAATGGCGACAAATCCAAAACTGTTTGAACGCCCTGTTGTTGTTGCGAACAACAAAGCAAAGATTGGTCGTCCACCAGAGCAAGTGCTAGAGATTCTGTAA
- the wrbA gene encoding NAD(P)H:quinone oxidoreductase, whose product MSINILVLYYSRHGNTRALARQIARGVESIPNCEAMLRTVNDVYTAEEQPDSRYQPTDPIATLQELRSCDGLALGSPVWFGNMAGPMKHFWDSTTSLWINGDLIDKPACVFTSSSSLHGGQETTQQSMMLPLLHHGMLVVGIPYSEPALHTTQTGGTPYGASSTGESASLSKDEIELAKNLGKRLAHIAINQKGISQ is encoded by the coding sequence ATGAGCATCAACATTCTTGTTCTCTACTACAGCCGCCACGGCAACACACGAGCGCTAGCAAGGCAAATTGCACGAGGGGTTGAATCTATCCCGAACTGCGAAGCCATGTTAAGAACAGTGAACGACGTATACACAGCAGAAGAGCAGCCTGATTCGCGTTATCAGCCGACCGATCCTATCGCGACATTGCAAGAGCTCCGTTCTTGCGATGGTTTAGCGCTAGGCAGTCCGGTTTGGTTTGGCAACATGGCTGGACCTATGAAGCACTTTTGGGACAGCACAACATCACTGTGGATTAATGGCGATCTGATCGATAAGCCAGCTTGCGTGTTTACCTCTTCTTCATCACTGCATGGCGGGCAAGAGACCACACAACAAAGCATGATGTTGCCACTGCTTCACCATGGCATGTTAGTGGTGGGTATCCCCTACTCAGAACCTGCGCTGCACACCACTCAAACTGGTGGCACACCCTATGGTGCGAGTAGTACCGGAGAAAGCGCTTCATTAAGCAAAGATGAAATTGAGTTGGCGAAAAACCTAGGCAAACGCCTAGCGCACATCGCAATAAACCAGAAGGGAATTTCTCAATGA
- a CDS encoding DUF2069 domain-containing protein has protein sequence MMYMPEKAMSPTTKLFRYLALAGNLSLLFWVIAWQMTLSPHPHLSNVTLAIAWAIPLLLPLPGILAGKPYTHAWANFVLMLYFLHALTILYVDGGERLLAAVELLLTTLGFAGNILFTRFRAKELGIKLKRLSEVEKTEKAKFEQ, from the coding sequence ATGATGTATATGCCAGAGAAGGCGATGTCTCCCACAACCAAGCTATTCCGCTACCTTGCTTTAGCGGGCAACTTGTCGCTTTTATTCTGGGTGATTGCTTGGCAGATGACACTTTCGCCGCACCCTCATCTAAGTAATGTAACGCTTGCGATTGCTTGGGCTATACCGCTGTTACTGCCATTACCAGGCATTCTAGCAGGCAAACCTTATACGCATGCTTGGGCGAACTTTGTCTTAATGCTCTACTTCCTACACGCATTAACTATTTTGTATGTCGACGGTGGCGAGCGCTTATTAGCGGCTGTAGAACTGCTTCTGACGACTCTAGGCTTCGCGGGCAATATCTTATTTACTCGCTTTCGAGCCAAAGAATTAGGCATCAAACTTAAGCGCCTTTCTGAAGTAGAAAAGACCGAGAAAGCTAAGTTCGAGCAGTAA
- a CDS encoding DUF2066 domain-containing protein, giving the protein MRYIALLLMGLLASPSYALTQVDIFSAEVAINAENKQPEQVARNTGMEQVLIRATGQTDVASNETIQKAMRKSSQYMSQMSFGESNDQSTLRMRFNGAQIRSLLTQAQLPYWPDTRSNILVWLVEEQNYDKNIVWEHSNSQLAAGLQANAKERGLPLTLPVGDFDDITGIATSDLWGSFVTPISKASQRYPVDAVLVIKAQSSGLRWTLYDQKPNQLTSAPKSPVSGSLSGNSATTSKKLVDQISNYYAGKSAVTVASESSESILTQFISLNNAQDFFQLENALKRLNSVASLDILKIQNNEVTFRIHLLSTQQEFEQEVESIRQVAKVEESYIEPEVSPEFETQDNTMSVGDDSAAVTDTTLNDGAEATANEADPSVQVIKGSELSTEADAELTNTSGSEELTVVVPVHAKPSLVYEWVR; this is encoded by the coding sequence ATGCGCTACATAGCATTGTTGTTGATGGGACTATTAGCCTCTCCGAGTTATGCCTTAACTCAAGTAGATATCTTTAGTGCTGAAGTTGCGATTAACGCTGAAAACAAACAGCCAGAACAAGTGGCAAGAAATACCGGCATGGAGCAGGTATTGATACGTGCGACTGGCCAAACTGATGTCGCTTCGAATGAGACGATTCAAAAGGCGATGCGTAAGAGTTCGCAGTACATGTCTCAAATGAGTTTTGGTGAAAGCAATGACCAATCAACATTGCGCATGCGTTTTAACGGCGCTCAAATCCGTTCGCTACTGACTCAAGCACAATTGCCGTACTGGCCTGATACTCGCTCAAATATCCTTGTTTGGCTGGTGGAAGAACAGAACTACGACAAGAATATTGTGTGGGAACACTCCAACTCACAATTAGCGGCAGGTTTACAAGCCAACGCAAAAGAGCGCGGTTTGCCTCTAACGCTACCAGTGGGTGATTTTGATGACATTACGGGTATTGCGACCTCTGATCTTTGGGGTAGCTTTGTTACACCGATCAGTAAAGCGAGTCAGCGTTACCCGGTTGATGCTGTTCTGGTGATAAAAGCTCAATCTTCAGGTCTACGTTGGACTCTATACGATCAAAAGCCAAACCAATTGACGAGTGCACCAAAATCGCCAGTCAGTGGTTCGCTATCGGGCAACAGCGCGACGACTTCTAAGAAACTTGTCGACCAAATCAGTAACTACTACGCAGGTAAAAGTGCGGTGACAGTAGCAAGTGAATCATCAGAGTCGATTTTAACGCAATTTATTAGCCTGAATAACGCACAAGACTTCTTCCAATTGGAGAATGCACTTAAGCGTTTAAACTCGGTGGCAAGCTTAGATATTTTGAAAATTCAGAATAACGAAGTCACTTTCCGAATTCACTTATTGTCGACTCAACAAGAGTTTGAGCAAGAAGTGGAAAGCATTCGCCAAGTCGCAAAGGTTGAAGAATCTTATATTGAACCTGAAGTGAGCCCTGAATTTGAAACGCAAGACAACACCATGTCTGTAGGCGATGATTCAGCAGCTGTTACTGATACGACCCTGAACGATGGCGCAGAAGCGACGGCTAACGAAGCAGACCCAAGTGTTCAAGTCATCAAAGGTAGTGAGTTATCAACTGAAGCGGATGCTGAGCTAACGAATACGTCTGGCTCGGAAGAGCTAACAGTTGTTGTGCCAGTACATGCTAAGCCAAGCCTAGTATACGAATGGGTTCGCTAG